In Nocardioides marinus, one DNA window encodes the following:
- a CDS encoding pyridoxal phosphate-dependent aminotransferase: MTPQEHASSRWAVASRANVPPFHVMDLLEAATRRQRTHGDLVNLVAGQPSTGAPGPVADEAVRLLRSGDPLGYTPSIGILELREAIATHHRRTHGIEVTADDVIATTGSSGGFLLAFLAAFEPGDKVAMARPGYPCYRNVLTALGCEVVEIETGPETRYQPTVEQVAAIDGVKGLVVASPANPTGTMLMPEELAALARWCEEQGVQLISDEIYHGIEYADGAPGSGRLARSAWETSREAIVFASFSKYFSMTGWRIGWMLVPERLRRAVDVLTGNFTICPPVIAQRACLAAFTPESYAELDGHVARYAGNRRLLLDGLADLGITRLAPADGAFYAYADVGHLTGDSMAFAHELLAATGVAVAPGIDFDTLDGPRSIRFSFAGQARDVETGLERLGDFLRQRRPR, translated from the coding sequence ATGACGCCACAGGAGCACGCGAGCAGCCGCTGGGCGGTGGCCAGCCGGGCGAACGTGCCGCCCTTCCACGTCATGGACCTGCTGGAGGCGGCGACCCGGCGCCAGCGCACGCACGGCGACCTGGTCAACCTCGTGGCGGGCCAGCCGAGCACGGGAGCACCCGGGCCGGTGGCCGACGAGGCGGTACGGCTGCTGCGCAGCGGTGACCCGCTCGGCTACACCCCGAGCATCGGCATCCTGGAGCTGCGCGAGGCGATCGCGACCCACCACCGGCGTACCCACGGCATCGAGGTGACCGCCGACGACGTCATCGCCACCACCGGCAGCAGCGGCGGGTTCCTGCTGGCCTTCCTGGCGGCCTTCGAGCCCGGCGACAAGGTGGCGATGGCCCGGCCCGGCTACCCCTGCTACCGCAACGTCCTCACCGCGCTGGGCTGCGAGGTCGTCGAGATCGAGACCGGCCCGGAGACCCGCTACCAACCGACCGTCGAGCAGGTCGCGGCGATCGACGGCGTCAAGGGCCTGGTCGTCGCCAGCCCCGCCAACCCCACCGGCACCATGCTGATGCCCGAGGAGCTCGCGGCCCTGGCGCGGTGGTGCGAGGAGCAGGGCGTGCAGCTGATCTCCGACGAGATCTACCACGGCATCGAGTACGCCGACGGCGCCCCCGGGTCCGGCCGGCTGGCCCGCAGCGCCTGGGAGACCAGCCGCGAGGCGATCGTGTTCGCCAGCTTCAGCAAGTACTTCTCCATGACCGGCTGGCGGATCGGCTGGATGCTCGTCCCCGAGCGCCTGCGCCGCGCGGTCGACGTGCTCACCGGCAACTTCACGATCTGCCCGCCGGTCATCGCCCAGCGCGCCTGCCTGGCCGCGTTCACGCCGGAGTCCTACGCCGAGCTCGACGGCCACGTCGCGCGGTACGCCGGCAACCGTCGCCTGCTCCTCGACGGGCTCGCCGACCTCGGCATCACCCGGCTCGCGCCGGCCGACGGCGCGTTCTACGCCTACGCCGACGTGGGTCACCTGACCGGGGACTCGATGGCCTTCGCCCACGAGCTACTCGCGGCCACTGGCGTCGCCGTCGCCCCCGGCATCGACTTCGACACCCTCGACGGTCCGCGCTCGATCCGGTTCAGCTTCGCCGGCCAGGCCCGCGACGTCGAGACCGGCCTCGAGCGGCTCGGCGACTTCCTCCGGCAGCGACGCCCCCGCTGA
- a CDS encoding FAD-binding protein, with the protein MSDTSTPGTAVPDVLPASVLDGAEGFDVVVVGFGIAGGSAALEAARAGARVLLLERAAVHGGTSAMSGGHFYLGGGTPVQQATGHEDSPEEMYKYLVAVSKDPEHDKIRAYCDGSVEHFGWLEDLGFEFERSYYPEKAVIQPGTQGLMFTGNEKVWPFKEQARPAPRGHKVPVPGDTEGTKLVMDLLRDRLAEAGAEVRYETGVTNLVVDDAGAVVGVAWRSFERSGVVRADAVVVAAGGFVMNPDMVAEHTPALGSKLFTLGSTYDDGLGIRLGASVGAELKHMDEPFITAPVYPPASLLTGVIVNKHGKRFVAEDSYHSRTSQHVMEQPDSEAYVIVDSEHGELTSYSMLVPIIDAYDTLAELEQALSLPEGSVQETLGRYNEHAAKGEDPDFHKSPEFLAPQDTGPWAAFDLRLGKAMYAGFTLGGIRTDLDGRVQRPDGSVVTGLYAAGACASNIAQDGKGYCSGTQLGEGSFFGRRAGRHAAGVAAGAAGAGV; encoded by the coding sequence ATGAGCGACACCAGCACCCCCGGCACCGCCGTCCCCGACGTCCTGCCCGCCTCGGTCCTCGACGGGGCGGAGGGCTTCGACGTGGTCGTCGTCGGCTTCGGCATCGCCGGCGGCAGCGCCGCGCTCGAGGCCGCCCGGGCGGGGGCCCGGGTGCTGCTGCTCGAGCGTGCCGCGGTGCACGGAGGCACCTCGGCGATGTCGGGGGGGCACTTCTACCTCGGCGGGGGTACGCCGGTGCAGCAGGCGACCGGCCACGAGGACTCCCCCGAGGAGATGTACAAGTACCTCGTCGCGGTCTCCAAGGACCCCGAGCACGACAAGATCCGTGCCTACTGCGACGGCTCGGTCGAGCACTTCGGGTGGCTGGAGGACCTCGGCTTCGAGTTCGAGCGCTCCTACTACCCCGAGAAGGCGGTCATCCAGCCCGGCACCCAGGGGCTGATGTTCACCGGCAACGAGAAGGTCTGGCCGTTCAAGGAGCAGGCACGTCCGGCGCCGCGCGGCCACAAGGTCCCCGTCCCCGGTGACACCGAGGGCACCAAGCTGGTGATGGACCTGCTGCGCGACCGGCTGGCCGAGGCCGGCGCCGAGGTCCGCTACGAGACCGGGGTGACCAACCTGGTCGTCGACGACGCGGGCGCGGTCGTCGGCGTCGCGTGGCGCTCCTTCGAGCGCAGCGGCGTCGTGCGTGCCGACGCGGTCGTCGTGGCCGCCGGCGGCTTCGTGATGAACCCCGACATGGTCGCCGAGCACACCCCGGCGCTCGGCTCGAAGCTGTTCACGCTCGGCTCGACGTACGACGACGGCCTCGGCATCCGGCTGGGCGCCTCGGTCGGCGCGGAGCTCAAGCACATGGACGAGCCGTTCATCACCGCGCCGGTCTACCCGCCGGCCTCGCTGCTGACGGGGGTGATCGTCAACAAGCACGGGAAGCGGTTCGTGGCCGAGGACAGCTACCACTCGCGCACGTCCCAGCACGTGATGGAGCAGCCGGACTCCGAGGCCTACGTCATCGTCGACAGCGAGCACGGCGAGCTGACCAGCTACTCCATGCTGGTCCCGATCATCGACGCCTACGACACCCTCGCCGAGCTCGAGCAGGCGCTCTCGCTGCCCGAGGGGTCGGTGCAGGAGACCCTCGGTCGCTACAACGAGCACGCCGCGAAGGGTGAGGACCCGGATTTCCACAAGAGCCCGGAGTTCCTCGCTCCCCAGGACACCGGCCCGTGGGCGGCCTTCGACCTGCGCCTGGGCAAGGCGATGTACGCCGGGTTCACCCTCGGCGGCATCCGCACCGACCTCGACGGACGGGTCCAGCGCCCAGACGGCTCGGTCGTCACCGGTCTGTACGCCGCCGGCGCCTGTGCCTCCAACATCGCCCAGGACGGCAAGGGCTACTGCTCGGGCACCCAGCTCGGCGAGGGCTCGTTCTTCGGCCGCCGGGCCGGTCGGCACGCGGCGGGTGTGGCTGCTGGGGCTGCTGGGGCGGGTGTCTGA